CCTGAACGGTTACAACATTATTAAAAAGAAGTCCCACATACAAACTTAGGTTGTACTGACCAGCAGGTGGAAGCTTTATCTCATTTCCTTGAGCAGAATCCGATGTTTTAATGACATACTCATGATTTCTAACGAGGTAAGATTGTGTCTCAATTACCATTGTTCGAGTCAGATTTGGATTTACCCAATCCGGAAAAGTATTGTTCCTTTCACTCGTAAAACCCGCTAACCCAATGATACGATTATTATCGGTCACATCCATAAGGATAATATCACTGATAGTGATATTACCCCAGTTCAAAGAGTTATCCGCTCCAAAATCAATCTTAATAGAATTTAAATTGTGTGTATGTAAAATATTATTCACTGTATCGTCAGCAGGAGTAAAACGAAAGAGCTCCGTATTTGCAGGTACGTAAGTATTCGCACTAACCGACGAATATTTTTGTGTCGCCGAAATACGATATGCGCCTAATCTAACTTTTTCATTCTGATTTCTATAAGTGAAATTATTGTCAGTTGAAGTGAAGGATATCCAATCGATTCCATCGTTCTCACTCACTTGAATACTCAATGGTGCCTCCGCAACAGGGATTCCATTAAAAACAACATTTTTGTACATAATATTGTTATCATCATAGACAGTACCGAAGAATTGAGCTGAGCTAGAAGTAACCTCTGTTATAGAATTATTTTTCGCCGTAATCTTAACACGCAATTTATTGGGATCTTTTGTGTAAATATTTCCGCCTAATTTCTGATTTGAAGAATAATAATAAAAACCGGAACTGAGTACTTCACTTGCGTTAGAATCGATAACTGGCGGGTCAGTGACTATTTCAGGCACTGTTGGGGTCCCCCCTGTTGATGGCCCTGTTGGAGGCACTTGATTAACTACTGTCACTTGATTAAAAGCGTGATAATTATCCGCTTTTACATAGTAGGTGTCAGCATTCAGATCTGTATCAAAGTTATTTACTATACTACCAATTGATAGACTTAGATCGTATTTACCGGCTGACAAACGCTTTATTTCATTCCCATCCATTAGAGATGATGTTACCAGAGCATAATTATTCCCTAGTAAGAGCTTAGTTTGGGTTTCTATTATTAATTCTCGTGTAGAGTCTTTACTAGTCCAGGTAGCAGTATAGGGATTATATTGATTGTCTTTTGCTGGCCTAATGCCTGAAATAGAAATGACACTATTATTTGTTGTATTCTTTAGAACAAAATCACTACCCGTAAGTTTACTCCAATTCAATAGATTATCCGCTCCGAAATCAAAGCTTAAAGCAATTAAGTTATCCGTATGCGAAATATTGTTAAGGGTATCATTAGCTGGAGTAAACCTAAACAGTTCCGTGTTTGGAGATACATAGGTAGCAGTACTTTCAGAAATTGAGGAATAGCTTTCCGTTGCAGAAATTCGATACCCGTTCAATTTTACATTTTCATCATCAAAAAAACCGTTATAATTATTTTCGTTCTTTTCAGTAAACAACCAATTTTGCCCATTATCATTACTTACTTGAATGCTAGAAGGAGCGCTCGCAATATTTAGTTTAGAAAAACCAAGACTTTTATAAATATTGTTATTGTCATCGTACCCGTAAAAGAATTCAGACAAACTAGTCCCATCACTGTATCTCAATTCTGTTACAGAATGATCATCTGCAGTAATCTTAACATGGACTTTGTTCCAATCCTTAGTGTAAACTTGTCCGCTTACCTCTTGGTTAGTTGAATTGTAATTAAAATGAACAGCAAAATAAGCATTTGCTGTTAGGGGAAGTAAAACTGTAAATGCCATTCCCACCAGCATTAGCATCGTTAGCTTTTGAAGCACCTTCTTTGAAATATTCACTCTCTTTCCGCCCTCCATCAAATGGTAAAATATCATTTGATCTGTTCTCAATATCAAGTACACGCACACGGTACACTGGCATCTAAAATATCGTTGTAACCACCGCTTAATTATCCACAATCAACAGTCATTATTAGCCGTGAAAATTGCTAAAACACAGCTACACTTTTATATGCTAATCTTACCTTAAAAGCATATTGGAGTGAATCCTATGTCGAAAACGTACAAACAATTGAACACAATCGGTAAAGAAATCTTTATCAGATACTACTCCGAAATAAAGAACTTAAACATCAGTAAAGAATTTTTGGCATCAAAGATGCTCAATGAAAATCCAAAAGCCACTTCTTATGATGCTCAAATTATTAGAGTCAACACTGCTCGGATTATTTTCAAATCCAACCGACACCTTGAAGCACTTCAACTCATTATAAATTCAGACAAACTTCCTCATAGCGTTATTCATGAAGCTAAAAATCTGATCAAATCCGAAACATGATTAACAGTAAAGAAATCTTGATGAATGATTTCATACAAATCTATATGAACTCATACAAAACATTTGAACAATAGTTTAGGAAATCATACAAAATTGAATGATTTCCTAGACTATTCTAATCTCATATTTAAATAATACCAGTTCTTCTCCTTTAACCACTCAAAACCCACGTCATGCTTGAATTGTAACGTCCTGTCCCTGCTTTTTTCTTGTCGTTTCTCCACCCAAGTAGGCACGATTGGAACGTCATGATAATAAAGCGTACCTTGACTGGTACTAACAATTTCAGCCTGACCAGAATGCTGGACATTTATATAGTACGGATTATCGGTTAAGCAAACAAATCGTTTTACAGCAAAATTGTTGAAATTCATCAACTTCTCAATGTCTTTGAGAACGTCATACATATCGTTGTCAGTTGCTCTATTCGATGACTTTCGGAAGCATTTTAACTCTATTGCAGCCTTAAAGTCATTGTAATAACAAACGATATCCACGTTCTTGTTTTCATAAGAATGCTCCAACTCAATTTTGAACACATCCGACTTGTCCAAGCACATTAATTCCCCTAGATTATGGATAAACGATGCATAATGTAACTGCATGGATGATTCTTTATTTACATTAATTCGTCCAAGAGCAAGGCGATTAATAAATATGCTCCAAGCCAAATCAAGAAGATAGTTTAACCGTTCTTTCGGATCAATAGGTACGTTTATCATGAATCACACTCGTTTATACAGAATTATGGACTTATACTTCCTCAATGATGAGAGTCCTTTCATTTCCATTGCCCTCTGATATTACAAACGAACCGTTTTCATCAGTCTCATGTACATATGATATTAGTCCATCAAATATAAATCCCCCACCATCATGTATTAACTTCTCTTCTTTTAATCCTTTACGCTCTAGCTTCAACAACTTGCCGTATACATCATCAATTAATTCTTGATAAATGCCAAGCATACTGGGATGCCCAATTTTTCTTTTAACCGTTTGAGCCTCTTCTTCTGTTATTTCCCCACTGCTTTTTAGGTCATCTATAATTTTCATGCATCTAACGTAACTATGTTCGCCTTTGTCATTTTTCAGAAGTGTAATGACGCTTGAATATTCATTCTTCAGTAATGGGGATATGATTTCTCTTCGTTCATTTCCTTGAATCGCCTTAACTTGAAATCCTCCAAGACATATACTTTTTTCTGAATCAACTGGATTGCGAACATAAAAAGCCACATCATCTTTTGTGGTATGTGAATACTTATTTGTATCCCACTCCTTGGTCTCCCTTGAAGATTTTGCAATTGTCCTGATTCCAAAATAAAAAGAAACAAAGTCATTGCGATTACCAATTATCGGATAGTTGTTCTCATTAAATCCCGTTGACCACCCCAGCATCTTTTTTCCAATTTTCATATCCATTCGCATAAGATTGACGATGTAGTTTTCAAAAACATGACCAGCGATTAATCTTATATCGACATGACTTTTAATTTTGATTTTATTATTCTCAAAAGCAAAATGGTCAGTTGAGAACAGTGATTCAACTGCCTTTTGACGAAGAACATTTAAACCGATTGCATTTACATATTCTCCAACAGGAATTTCAGAAGGATCACTGATTGTTTTAGAAATATCTAAGTCGCTATTTATATCATCGATTGTTTTCTGACTAATAATAATTTTGGGAGGTGTCTTCGAAGTTATTTTAATCACTACATGACCTGCTTTCTAAATACCCCTTATGAATACGCTTATCAACATTATAACAACAATGGATAAAAGCAAGCTACTTTGATTCAATTTCATTCAGACCATTGAAATCGAACGTTACTGCAGTTGAATGGGTTGCGCAGCAGAGTGGATTCTAATCCATAGTTCCTCCAACCTAAAACAATTAACAGATGATTATTGCAAATTAATTCATTCTTATCTGAATTGCGAAAGGTGCAGCTAATACCTTTCCGAATGCTGATTTCAAACAATAAATTTTACCGATAATCCTATTTATATCAGGGTTCTCGGTTTTTGGTTTGCGTCCGCATAGATAAGCAATCAAAAAAAGATAATGATTCCAAATTATGTATTCATGCACCGCCTATACTGAACGATTTACTGCGAAAATGCTATAATTAAAATAAATGCTCTAAGAAGGTGAAGAATTTGAATCGATTATTTATTCTGGGTAACGGCTTTGATGTAGCTCACTCTTTACCAACAAGATATGACAACTTCCGAAAATACTTATTAGAAAACTATCCTGACGCATCGAAAAGAACGCCTTCATTCAATATCTCCAGCAGCACTATGCCTGATGGTGAGGAAGTGTTTGATGATGATGAAGCTGTATCCTTCATCATGCATGTGATTTCAAATGCAGAAGCAGATGCAAACAATTGGTGTGATATTGAAACCAGTTTAGGTCATCTGGATTTCAGTGAATTTTTTGATGATATATCCATCCTATTTGGTGACGAAGAAGATGACGATGATTTCTATAGTGATGACTATAAAAGACGAGAAGACGCTGCAAGCAACTTCCGAATGGTCACAGAAACTATTAAGGATTACTTTTCCGAATGGATTAACACGATTGACATAAGCGAGGTTGCACCGAAACCAA
This portion of the Cohnella abietis genome encodes:
- a CDS encoding S-layer homology domain-containing protein; the encoded protein is MNISKKVLQKLTMLMLVGMAFTVLLPLTANAYFAVHFNYNSTNQEVSGQVYTKDWNKVHVKITADDHSVTELRYSDGTSLSEFFYGYDDNNNIYKSLGFSKLNIASAPSSIQVSNDNGQNWLFTEKNENNYNGFFDDENVKLNGYRISATESYSSISESTATYVSPNTELFRFTPANDTLNNISHTDNLIALSFDFGADNLLNWSKLTGSDFVLKNTTNNSVISISGIRPAKDNQYNPYTATWTSKDSTRELIIETQTKLLLGNNYALVTSSLMDGNEIKRLSAGKYDLSLSIGSIVNNFDTDLNADTYYVKADNYHAFNQVTVVNQVPPTGPSTGGTPTVPEIVTDPPVIDSNASEVLSSGFYYYSSNQKLGGNIYTKDPNKLRVKITAKNNSITEVTSSSAQFFGTVYDDNNIMYKNVVFNGIPVAEAPLSIQVSENDGIDWISFTSTDNNFTYRNQNEKVRLGAYRISATQKYSSVSANTYVPANTELFRFTPADDTVNNILHTHNLNSIKIDFGADNSLNWGNITISDIILMDVTDNNRIIGLAGFTSERNNTFPDWVNPNLTRTMVIETQSYLVRNHEYVIKTSDSAQGNEIKLPPAGQYNLSLYVGLLFNNVVTVQATTNLHKFDNVTISDPTPPTPSTPPTGSFSFPATPPAVTTGSNGVTLTLGPDSVKTETNSDGKQNVTLSLNNDDLKNAFEALKNNQSASQTIIVNVDKKGDSTKVELPAGLLAESIKSSPETVISVKTDSGSFDLPIQSIDFEALAKKLGTDIAKLKLSISLNAPTSEQEKSVRLKAEAQGLSIINVLDFSVTAEAGGKTEEITSFGSTYVPRTIAITGQTDIKKLMAVIINSESGELQFIPAIQKNSNEIVIMAPHASLYAIAERKDKSFSDIQKHWAKSDIELLASRLLVNGTSADNFSPDKDVTRAEFTTLIARALGLEMVKTGTKFTDVSAKSYYAKAVEAAVLAGIVQGRSDTLFAPNATITREEMYVMVARAVAFAGKKIEISGKQKQLLDTFTDNSRISSWAQAAVAQSAEANIIRREANTQLKPQANATRADAVSSLKRLLEYVKFIN